One stretch of Leptospira mtsangambouensis DNA includes these proteins:
- a CDS encoding SOS response-associated peptidase family protein, which produces MCNLLSWRLVLEGENQSDWFHRLSQDTINRHIKANSPLFEIKHPKSKIQSFQLSGELILSETSVWGTKPSWCPDFLTNTKSEKLVSSPYWSQYMQNRILVPVHSFFEWQTQRTGKKHKYEITFKNPNSYFAGLWGEENGTRWITILTGEANEKMKTIHNDGENKHRQPIVMPTKNQNHWLDHSVTNPKDITDLLYRFTPDDTTEVDLNKEVTLFDEI; this is translated from the coding sequence ATGTGTAACTTGTTATCTTGGAGACTCGTCTTAGAGGGTGAAAATCAATCCGATTGGTTTCATCGACTTTCCCAAGATACAATCAATAGACACATCAAAGCAAACTCCCCCCTTTTTGAAATCAAACATCCTAAAAGCAAAATTCAATCTTTCCAATTGTCGGGGGAATTGATACTTTCAGAAACAAGTGTCTGGGGAACCAAACCGTCCTGGTGCCCTGACTTTCTCACCAATACAAAATCGGAAAAATTAGTTTCCTCTCCGTATTGGAGTCAGTATATGCAGAACCGTATCCTTGTGCCCGTTCATTCTTTTTTTGAATGGCAAACCCAAAGGACAGGCAAAAAACATAAATATGAAATTACATTCAAAAATCCTAATTCCTATTTTGCAGGATTATGGGGGGAAGAAAATGGAACTAGGTGGATTACCATTCTGACTGGTGAAGCAAATGAAAAAATGAAAACCATCCATAACGATGGAGAAAACAAACATCGTCAACCGATTGTTATGCCAACGAAAAATCAAAACCATTGGTTGGATCATTCTGTCACAAATCCAAAAGACATTACGGACTTGTTATATAGGTTCACTCCAGATGATACAACGGAAGTCGATCTGAACAAGGAAGTAACTCTATTTGACGAAATATAA
- the polA gene encoding DNA polymerase I produces MSGRLLIIDGHALAFRAYFAFAASNLTNSKTGLPSGAVFGFWRMLFKLLQDEKVTHIAFTFDPGTRLERNDLYEDYKAHRKPMPEDLKPQIHTIYEMLKALEFPMYKMDGIEADDIIGSLCKKFGKEFEEIVILSSDKDLYQVLDKNIHMLRGKRGVSEFEKIDPKWVETNIGITKEQVPDYMGLLGDASDNIPGVKGVGEKGAAKLIQEFGNLETIYKKLDQVKNKSLIDKLAADKENAFLSRKLATIVTNLKLDIKKNDLKLPNYHEPAKVQYFKDEGYNVLHRDLAKQAGIPIVSDGDSKDKVSEPKETKKGKKATNDIADTEIEKKPNKGSAVAKKNYKRIQTLDELKKIVAKLDPKKPISVDTETTSQDPMLAELLGVSFSQEPGVGYYIAFSHPESIYSHLLPTPEEGLAVLKPMFTDPKWKKVGQNIKYDLLVLRNYGVELSGIHFDTMLASYLLNPGERRHNMDDMAVDYLNYKTITYDELVGTGKKKQNLYDIDPERVSEYACEDADITFQLHNVLSPKMEEGIHKKLFYEIEMPVLLTLADMEFEGISVEKGYFESLSKTFETKIKEHEKNIHFYAGRTFNINSTKELQTVLFEDLRLPAEKKTQTGYSTDHSVLESLQGTHPIIDDLLEIRKFSKLKSTYTDTLPTLINPKTGRIHTSYNQTIAATGRLSSTNPNLQNIPIKDEEGRLLRKGFIAKKGYEILSLDYSQIELRIMAHFANDPQMMDAYQSGVDIHKRTAAGIFGVSEDKVTPDMRNKAKVVNFSVIYGVTSFGLSNNLRISRKEAKEFIEKYFATYKGVQTYMEEIVEFCKEHGYVETLLGRRRYLPDIHSKHKMASEAAKRVAINSPIQGTSADMIKLAMIQIHDKIKKNGYRSKLLLQVHDELVFEVDPKEKKEFYQMAKDEMESAMKLKVPIVAQGKFGGNWDEAH; encoded by the coding sequence ATGAGCGGAAGACTTCTTATCATTGATGGCCATGCTTTGGCATTCCGAGCCTATTTTGCTTTTGCAGCTTCTAACCTTACTAATTCCAAAACAGGACTACCTAGCGGTGCAGTTTTTGGTTTTTGGAGGATGTTATTCAAACTCCTACAAGATGAAAAAGTAACCCATATTGCCTTTACCTTTGATCCTGGAACAAGACTCGAAAGAAACGATTTGTATGAGGACTACAAAGCACATAGAAAACCAATGCCAGAGGATCTAAAACCTCAAATCCATACAATCTATGAAATGTTGAAAGCTTTGGAATTTCCTATGTACAAAATGGATGGGATTGAAGCTGACGATATCATTGGCTCTTTATGCAAAAAATTTGGAAAAGAATTTGAAGAAATAGTCATTCTTTCCAGTGATAAAGATTTATACCAAGTCCTTGATAAAAACATACACATGTTACGTGGGAAACGCGGTGTTTCTGAATTTGAAAAAATCGATCCCAAATGGGTAGAAACCAATATTGGAATTACCAAAGAACAAGTTCCTGATTATATGGGACTACTCGGAGATGCTTCTGATAACATTCCTGGCGTCAAAGGTGTGGGAGAAAAAGGAGCCGCTAAACTCATCCAAGAATTTGGAAACCTAGAAACCATTTATAAAAAATTAGATCAGGTAAAAAACAAATCACTCATTGATAAGTTAGCAGCCGACAAAGAGAACGCATTTTTATCGAGAAAACTAGCAACCATTGTTACCAACCTCAAACTCGATATCAAAAAGAATGATCTCAAACTTCCGAACTACCATGAACCAGCCAAGGTTCAATATTTTAAAGATGAAGGATACAATGTCCTCCACCGCGATCTTGCCAAACAAGCAGGAATTCCGATTGTAAGTGATGGAGATTCCAAAGATAAAGTTTCTGAACCAAAAGAGACCAAAAAAGGCAAAAAAGCAACAAACGATATTGCGGATACTGAGATTGAAAAAAAACCAAACAAAGGTTCAGCGGTAGCAAAAAAGAACTACAAACGAATCCAAACCTTGGATGAATTAAAAAAAATTGTCGCAAAACTCGATCCCAAAAAACCAATTTCTGTGGATACAGAAACCACTTCGCAAGATCCAATGCTTGCTGAGTTACTTGGTGTATCCTTTTCCCAGGAACCTGGCGTTGGTTATTACATCGCTTTTTCACATCCTGAGTCCATTTATAGCCACCTACTCCCAACACCCGAAGAAGGACTTGCAGTTTTAAAACCAATGTTTACCGATCCCAAATGGAAAAAAGTGGGACAAAACATCAAATATGATTTATTAGTACTTCGCAATTATGGTGTTGAGCTTTCTGGAATTCATTTTGATACCATGCTTGCATCTTATCTTTTAAATCCAGGGGAACGACGCCATAATATGGATGATATGGCCGTTGACTACTTAAATTATAAAACAATCACCTACGATGAATTAGTTGGCACTGGAAAGAAAAAACAAAACTTATACGATATAGATCCTGAACGAGTATCCGAGTATGCTTGTGAAGATGCCGACATCACTTTTCAACTTCACAATGTACTTTCTCCTAAAATGGAGGAAGGAATTCACAAAAAACTTTTTTATGAGATTGAGATGCCAGTGCTTCTCACTTTGGCTGATATGGAATTTGAAGGAATCAGTGTGGAAAAGGGATATTTCGAATCTCTATCCAAAACCTTCGAAACAAAAATCAAAGAACATGAAAAGAACATTCACTTTTATGCGGGAAGAACATTTAACATCAACTCGACGAAAGAATTACAAACCGTTTTATTCGAAGATTTGCGCCTCCCCGCAGAGAAAAAAACACAAACTGGATATTCCACCGACCATTCCGTTTTGGAATCTTTGCAAGGAACCCATCCCATCATTGATGATTTATTGGAAATCCGAAAATTTTCAAAATTAAAATCCACTTATACGGACACTCTACCAACACTCATCAATCCCAAAACGGGACGTATCCATACAAGTTATAACCAAACCATTGCTGCGACAGGAAGGTTATCTTCTACAAATCCAAACTTACAAAACATCCCCATCAAAGATGAAGAAGGGCGACTGCTTAGAAAGGGTTTTATCGCTAAAAAAGGATATGAAATATTATCTCTCGACTATAGCCAAATTGAACTTCGCATTATGGCCCACTTTGCCAATGACCCACAAATGATGGATGCTTATCAATCAGGAGTTGATATTCACAAAAGAACTGCAGCTGGTATCTTTGGAGTTTCCGAAGACAAGGTAACGCCCGATATGCGAAATAAAGCGAAAGTGGTAAACTTTTCAGTCATCTACGGAGTTACATCTTTTGGTCTTTCCAATAATTTAAGGATCAGTCGAAAAGAAGCAAAAGAGTTTATAGAAAAATACTTTGCTACATATAAAGGCGTCCAAACTTATATGGAAGAGATTGTAGAGTTTTGTAAAGAACATGGGTATGTGGAAACACTACTGGGTCGCAGACGTTATCTTCCAGACATTCACTCCAAACACAAAATGGCAAGTGAAGCAGCCAAACGTGTGGCCATCAACTCTCCCATCCAAGGTACATCTGCTGATATGATTAAGTTAGCGATGATCCAGATTCATGACAAAATTAAAAAGAATGGTTATCGCTCCAAACTCCTACTACAAGTTCATGATGAACTTGTCTTCGAGGTAGATCCAAAAGAAAAAAAAGAATTCTACCAAATGGCAAAGGACGAAATGGAATCTGCAATGAAACTAAAAGTTCCCATTGTCGCCCAAGGGAAGTTTGGCGGTAACTGGGATGAAGCGCATTAG
- a CDS encoding glycosyltransferase: protein MILHINTSREWRGGEQQLFYLVQGLTNFKIPQIVVGQPGSPLETKCKENGYEFVPIEMRGEWDRKAYKNIRSLCISKNVKLIHTHTAHAHTLGLLAKRNHLNNPLIVSRRVDFKPKSSFFSRWKYQHPANDYYLPVSQKIKEVMISSKIAPERIITVYSGIDLKRFSKSAPHEYLREEFHIPKKCIVIGNVAALVDHKDQETLLNAISKMRTTVDFRLMIVGDGKLENKLKSQAEQLGIKDKVIFTGYRKDIPALLSLFDIFTLTSKEEGLGTSVLDAMASALPIVATNGGGIGEMLDHNEGAYVCSVGDSESIAQGLDKLVGSEDLRTKFGAFNKTSVKRFSVTKTVEKTKLIYYSFLGDTLYGEGT from the coding sequence TTGATCCTTCATATCAATACTTCCCGCGAATGGCGCGGCGGAGAACAGCAGCTTTTTTATTTAGTCCAAGGACTAACCAATTTCAAAATCCCACAAATCGTTGTCGGCCAACCAGGTTCTCCTTTAGAAACAAAATGCAAAGAAAACGGTTATGAATTTGTCCCGATTGAAATGCGTGGAGAATGGGATAGAAAAGCATATAAGAATATTCGATCTCTTTGTATTTCCAAAAATGTAAAACTCATTCATACTCATACAGCACACGCCCATACACTTGGATTACTTGCCAAACGAAATCATTTAAACAATCCTTTGATTGTTTCGAGAAGAGTTGATTTTAAACCAAAATCAAGTTTTTTCTCTAGATGGAAATACCAACACCCAGCTAACGATTATTATCTGCCAGTTTCCCAAAAAATCAAAGAAGTAATGATTTCAAGTAAAATTGCTCCAGAAAGAATCATTACAGTGTATTCGGGGATTGATTTGAAACGTTTTTCAAAATCAGCACCACACGAATACTTAAGAGAAGAATTTCATATTCCTAAAAAATGTATTGTGATTGGAAACGTAGCAGCCCTTGTCGATCACAAAGACCAAGAAACCTTACTCAATGCGATCTCAAAAATGAGAACAACAGTAGACTTCCGCCTAATGATCGTAGGTGATGGGAAACTAGAAAATAAATTAAAATCACAAGCAGAACAATTGGGAATTAAGGATAAAGTCATTTTTACTGGATACAGAAAAGATATCCCTGCTCTTCTTTCTTTATTTGATATTTTTACACTCACCTCCAAAGAAGAAGGCCTTGGAACTTCTGTTTTGGATGCAATGGCATCGGCTCTTCCTATTGTTGCCACGAATGGCGGTGGGATTGGTGAAATGTTGGATCATAATGAAGGAGCTTACGTTTGTTCGGTGGGTGATTCAGAAAGTATTGCCCAAGGTTTGGACAAACTCGTTGGATCCGAAGATTTGCGAACCAAGTTCGGTGCTTTCAACAAAACTTCAGTAAAACGTTTTTCCGTTACCAAAACAGTTGAAAAAACAAAACTCATCTATTATTCCTTTTTAGGAGATACTTTGTACGGAGAAGGAACATGA
- a CDS encoding ATP-binding protein, translated as MFLPPDMSSVKHFRKDLRRTLEDNGFSADHIMNIELAADEALTNAVSANVTCHCDETIICRWRIDSSKFTLYILDYGSGLSGEGSVPDTDKELLRSNQSQCFSTFLDHIKNHQSKKPDTLPYNGFGQKHKNMGKGLKIINAMMDSVKVMFHGEGMVDEAPAGFKVMGSIIALEYDRSKHL; from the coding sequence ATGTTTTTGCCTCCTGATATGTCTTCTGTCAAACATTTCAGAAAAGACCTAAGACGAACCCTAGAAGACAATGGGTTTAGTGCCGACCATATCATGAACATTGAGCTCGCAGCTGATGAGGCACTAACTAATGCAGTCTCTGCCAATGTTACCTGTCACTGTGACGAAACCATCATCTGTCGTTGGAGGATTGATTCTTCCAAATTTACACTTTATATTTTGGATTATGGGTCAGGACTTTCCGGGGAAGGTTCCGTTCCCGATACAGACAAAGAACTTCTGAGATCCAACCAATCACAATGTTTTAGTACCTTCCTTGATCATATCAAAAATCACCAAAGTAAAAAACCGGATACCCTTCCTTATAATGGTTTTGGCCAAAAACATAAGAACATGGGAAAAGGATTGAAAATTATCAATGCCATGATGGACTCCGTTAAAGTAATGTTTCACGGAGAAGGAATGGTAGACGAAGCACCGGCGGGATTCAAAGTTATGGGTTCCATCATCGCTCTCGAATACGACCGTTCCAAACACTTATAA
- the gltX gene encoding glutamate--tRNA ligase, which produces MTEVRTRFAPSPSGFLHVGGARTALFNYLYAKAKKGKFLLRIEDTDQDRSTEASFKIILESLKWLGMEWDEGPGVGGPNGPYTQSERIHIYKEYTDKLISEKKAYRCFCSAEELEGKKKQADAMGIPYIYDGKCSDLTDAEIQSQIENKIPFTVRFKTPHKIVIVDDMIQGKVKFESKLIGDFIIVKSDGFPSYNYAVVIDDALMKITHVIRGVGHLSNTPRQILIFEAFGFPLPRFAHASEIVGTDGKKLSKRAGATSVLAFRDLGYSSDTMRNYMALLGWTSPDGKEYMSDEELCSVFDVERCSKSPATFDVFKKLKEEEKETVDFNKLSLLGLAEYLNPKSKLNWMSNKYIRDVKIETLGKELEPFLKDCQIPEEYKKGTNPQLLSILDSVRVYLDRLIQAPPYIEEFFLENLQFENEEAKQLILEGNGKAVVSAFYQAVKAKPLTTPDEYKEAMAKAGETTGEKGRTLFMPIRAITTGKSHGLELPILFSLLGQEKLVKRMEQLAGALGLSI; this is translated from the coding sequence ATGACAGAAGTTCGCACTCGTTTTGCACCATCCCCATCTGGATTTCTCCACGTAGGAGGAGCAAGGACTGCTTTATTCAATTATTTGTATGCGAAAGCAAAAAAAGGAAAATTTTTACTACGCATCGAAGACACAGACCAAGACCGTTCGACAGAAGCCTCTTTCAAAATCATTTTGGAATCTTTAAAGTGGCTTGGAATGGAATGGGACGAAGGTCCTGGTGTGGGAGGTCCGAATGGCCCGTACACTCAGTCCGAAAGAATTCATATTTATAAAGAATACACAGACAAACTAATCTCTGAAAAAAAAGCCTATCGTTGTTTTTGTTCCGCAGAAGAATTGGAAGGCAAAAAAAAACAAGCCGATGCAATGGGAATTCCATACATCTATGATGGTAAATGTTCAGATCTAACTGACGCAGAAATCCAATCTCAAATTGAAAATAAAATTCCTTTTACCGTAAGATTCAAAACTCCACATAAAATTGTGATCGTAGATGATATGATCCAAGGAAAAGTAAAGTTTGAATCCAAACTCATTGGTGATTTTATCATTGTAAAGTCTGACGGGTTCCCTTCGTATAACTATGCCGTGGTGATTGATGATGCACTTATGAAAATCACACATGTGATTCGCGGAGTGGGACATCTTTCCAACACTCCTCGCCAAATATTGATTTTTGAAGCCTTTGGATTTCCACTTCCGAGATTTGCTCATGCCAGCGAAATTGTAGGAACCGATGGAAAAAAACTTTCCAAACGTGCGGGTGCGACATCTGTACTTGCTTTCCGCGACTTAGGTTATTCTAGCGATACCATGCGTAACTACATGGCACTCCTTGGTTGGACTTCTCCTGATGGTAAAGAATATATGAGCGATGAAGAGCTTTGTTCTGTCTTTGATGTGGAACGCTGCTCTAAATCACCTGCTACCTTTGATGTATTCAAAAAACTAAAAGAAGAAGAAAAGGAAACTGTTGATTTCAATAAGTTATCCCTTCTAGGTCTTGCAGAATATCTAAACCCAAAATCAAAACTCAATTGGATGTCGAATAAATACATTCGTGATGTAAAGATTGAAACCTTAGGGAAGGAACTGGAACCATTTCTCAAAGATTGTCAAATCCCAGAAGAATACAAAAAAGGAACCAATCCACAATTACTTTCAATCTTAGATTCTGTACGTGTGTATTTGGATCGCCTCATCCAAGCCCCACCTTACATCGAAGAATTCTTTTTGGAGAATCTCCAATTTGAAAATGAAGAAGCCAAACAACTGATTTTGGAAGGAAACGGAAAAGCAGTCGTTTCTGCTTTTTACCAAGCGGTAAAAGCCAAACCACTCACCACTCCCGATGAATACAAAGAAGCAATGGCAAAGGCAGGAGAAACCACGGGGGAAAAAGGAAGGACTCTCTTTATGCCGATTCGAGCCATCACTACGGGCAAATCCCACGGATTAGAACTCCCCATCCTCTTTAGCCTTCTTGGCCAAGAGAAGCTTGTCAAACGGATGGAACAGCTTGCCGGGGCTCTAGGCCTCTCGATTTAG
- a CDS encoding DNA gyrase subunit A, translating into MKNEEQYPKRPFEDQVNDDQRKYSRYVCDSRAIPQEIDGLKPVQRRILWAMWNSDARNRHTKTVKVAGLAMGYHPHGDRSIQDALSQMAQDFAFANNYPLVHGEGTFGDVLDPNAIASPRYTEVKLSDFAKDLGFFESLPDIDYVKNYDETEDEPIHFVGKVPVVLLNNIQGIATGFRCFIPAHKLSDVIESQVTYLKTGKPKKITPWYKGYGGEVKLSKNDNGSTVMSTTFGFKKEDGKLFLVDSPMNWNREKVVNYLDDLIEKKDNWLKDYVDHSSQTFKIELVAKKGEEPSEKEIKELFSKENNEVLTINVITHEGKLRNFNPEEIIKRFCDFRKTHLIRRFKRLAGLEKEKIDRNSELIRFIKEKWNEKVTGIKSKKDFEDKLKAAKFVYFEWLSSIPVYRMTLEEVRKCEDAIVEAKTKYTEYTTLQKDDKKLTGFMTDELDELKKKWDPK; encoded by the coding sequence ATGAAGAACGAAGAACAGTATCCAAAACGCCCCTTTGAAGACCAAGTGAATGATGACCAAAGGAAATACTCTCGCTATGTATGCGATTCGAGAGCCATTCCGCAAGAAATTGATGGTCTAAAGCCTGTTCAACGAAGGATTTTATGGGCGATGTGGAACTCTGACGCTCGTAACCGCCATACCAAAACCGTAAAAGTAGCGGGGCTTGCGATGGGATACCATCCGCATGGAGATCGTTCCATCCAAGATGCACTTTCGCAAATGGCACAAGACTTTGCTTTTGCTAATAACTATCCTTTAGTGCATGGGGAAGGAACCTTTGGGGATGTTTTAGATCCCAATGCAATTGCTTCTCCTCGTTATACGGAAGTTAAACTTTCTGACTTTGCTAAGGATTTAGGATTCTTTGAAAGTTTACCGGACATTGATTATGTCAAAAACTATGATGAAACAGAAGATGAACCCATTCATTTTGTGGGAAAGGTTCCAGTTGTCCTCTTAAATAACATCCAAGGGATTGCAACGGGGTTTCGTTGTTTTATTCCTGCACACAAACTGAGTGATGTCATCGAATCACAAGTCACCTATTTAAAAACTGGGAAACCAAAAAAGATCACACCTTGGTACAAAGGGTACGGTGGAGAAGTAAAGTTGTCCAAAAACGACAACGGTAGCACAGTGATGTCCACTACGTTTGGTTTCAAAAAAGAAGACGGAAAATTGTTTCTTGTCGACTCTCCTATGAACTGGAACCGCGAAAAGGTTGTGAATTATTTGGATGACCTTATCGAAAAGAAGGACAACTGGTTAAAGGACTATGTGGATCATTCCAGCCAAACCTTCAAAATTGAACTTGTTGCTAAAAAAGGCGAAGAACCTTCGGAAAAAGAAATCAAAGAACTTTTTTCCAAAGAGAACAATGAAGTTTTAACAATCAACGTCATCACTCACGAAGGAAAACTTCGTAACTTTAATCCAGAAGAAATCATCAAACGATTCTGTGACTTCCGTAAAACCCATCTCATCCGTCGTTTCAAACGACTCGCTGGACTCGAAAAAGAAAAGATTGATCGTAACTCAGAACTCATTCGCTTCATCAAAGAAAAGTGGAACGAAAAAGTAACAGGGATTAAATCTAAAAAAGATTTCGAAGACAAATTGAAAGCAGCGAAGTTTGTTTATTTCGAATGGTTGAGTTCCATTCCTGTGTATCGGATGACTTTGGAAGAAGTTCGTAAATGTGAAGATGCCATTGTAGAAGCGAAAACAAAATACACTGAGTATACAACACTACAAAAAGATGATAAAAAACTCACCGGTTTTATGACCGATGAACTTGATGAACTGAAGAAAAAATGGGATCCGAAATAG
- a CDS encoding toprim domain-containing protein: MAQKTEKTSGNSRNFKKLSNVEHVRMRTGMWLGQNSLSTFEQHFFTKDNSGKYDIVHEELSDIPAKLKCLDEACMNCVDEYRKNLNDKSIPEKDKMNKLIIQLSTDRKRVTIQDNGRGIPADNAEGVYLHLMYGENFDDKVKEDHVAGQNGVGISLVRMVSSFFRVKTINGGKAYKKMFSIHDDVKKAIRGFKLSKEDTERVHLYYDEHGTFTDCPLLSADQIKQLKAPCDKTGMTAVTETAKKEDHGTTVEFELNPAYFNNLDTSFNINLVKQYLQDIAMSNPGLEVVFIHKTGKEKYKFKKGFDEIFSNSEMVYYKLDYADKASSSQIHMDTYVVVGQNKTLTWVNSIFCPQGGSAIEYLENRLCDEVRKKSQIVSLEKKLNTQCTRNDVRSCFHMYVNLRILNPRFKSQDKSYLINDLNEDIRKSVDKHLDKLLKKTGLIEEIKMVMERRTQMKQLEDAQKGLRKASRNNIPKLMPPTGKPNDPGRILFVAEGDSAIAGLRPARNPKLHGLFPLRGKPLNCKGMSLAKAMQNEEMKNIVAIVGLPLDQKVKSIDELHYDRISIITDADFDGYAIRSLMLSFFYEYWPELFDLGFINISAAPLYEVDVKWKDAKKETVFCIDDSDYDKLVARVNKQGAEITRKKRNKGLGETGKEAMKYAVDHCMTTITVGNKKTAKNTQDLWFHKDYAEKRREAISEYSMSVIED; encoded by the coding sequence ATGGCTCAAAAAACTGAAAAAACCTCAGGAAATTCGCGAAATTTTAAGAAATTATCAAACGTAGAACACGTTCGTATGCGGACAGGAATGTGGCTTGGTCAAAACTCCCTTTCCACTTTTGAACAACACTTTTTTACCAAAGATAATTCTGGAAAATACGATATCGTTCACGAAGAACTTTCCGACATTCCAGCCAAACTGAAATGTTTGGATGAAGCTTGTATGAACTGTGTGGATGAGTACAGAAAGAACTTAAACGACAAGTCCATTCCAGAAAAAGACAAGATGAACAAACTCATCATCCAATTGTCAACAGACCGCAAACGTGTTACCATCCAAGATAACGGTCGTGGAATTCCTGCAGACAATGCCGAAGGAGTTTACCTCCATTTGATGTATGGAGAAAACTTTGATGATAAAGTCAAAGAAGACCATGTTGCCGGACAGAACGGTGTGGGGATTTCTCTTGTGCGTATGGTTTCTTCTTTCTTTAGAGTGAAGACCATCAATGGTGGAAAAGCTTACAAAAAAATGTTTAGCATCCACGATGATGTAAAAAAAGCCATTCGTGGTTTTAAACTTTCTAAAGAAGATACAGAACGAGTTCATTTATACTATGACGAACATGGAACCTTTACCGATTGTCCTCTTTTGTCAGCAGACCAAATCAAACAACTAAAAGCTCCTTGTGATAAAACAGGGATGACAGCTGTTACAGAAACTGCTAAAAAAGAAGACCATGGAACAACAGTTGAGTTTGAACTCAATCCAGCTTATTTTAACAACCTAGACACTTCTTTTAACATTAATTTGGTGAAGCAATACTTGCAAGACATTGCGATGTCGAATCCTGGTCTTGAAGTGGTTTTTATTCACAAAACTGGGAAAGAAAAGTATAAATTCAAAAAAGGTTTTGATGAGATTTTTAGTAACTCCGAGATGGTTTACTATAAGTTAGATTATGCGGATAAAGCTTCCTCTTCCCAAATCCATATGGATACTTATGTGGTTGTGGGACAAAACAAAACTCTCACTTGGGTGAACTCGATTTTTTGTCCACAAGGTGGATCTGCGATTGAGTACTTAGAAAACAGACTTTGTGATGAAGTTCGTAAAAAATCACAAATTGTAAGTTTAGAAAAGAAACTCAACACACAATGTACACGTAACGACGTCAGAAGTTGTTTTCATATGTATGTGAACCTTCGGATCCTCAATCCACGGTTTAAGTCCCAAGATAAGTCTTATCTCATCAATGATTTGAATGAAGACATTCGAAAATCTGTGGACAAACATCTTGACAAACTTTTGAAAAAAACGGGCCTCATCGAAGAAATTAAGATGGTGATGGAACGCAGAACCCAGATGAAACAGCTCGAGGATGCGCAGAAAGGCCTCCGTAAGGCGTCTCGGAACAATATCCCTAAGCTTATGCCACCGACGGGCAAACCAAACGATCCAGGAAGAATTCTTTTTGTAGCGGAAGGGGACTCTGCGATTGCGGGTTTACGTCCGGCAAGAAATCCAAAGTTACATGGACTTTTCCCTCTCCGGGGAAAACCGCTCAACTGTAAGGGGATGTCTCTTGCCAAAGCCATGCAAAACGAAGAAATGAAAAACATCGTAGCCATCGTGGGCCTTCCTCTCGACCAAAAAGTGAAGTCCATTGATGAACTTCACTACGATCGCATCAGCATCATCACGGATGCGGATTTTGATGGGTATGCCATTCGGTCTCTCATGTTGTCTTTTTTCTATGAGTATTGGCCGGAACTTTTTGATTTAGGTTTTATCAATATTTCTGCGGCACCACTTTACGAAGTGGATGTGAAGTGGAAAGATGCAAAAAAAGAAACTGTATTCTGTATTGATGATTCCGACTACGACAAGTTAGTTGCTCGTGTCAACAAACAAGGTGCCGAAATCACTCGTAAAAAACGGAATAAGGGTCTTGGGGAAACGGGAAAAGAGGCAATGAAATACGCTGTGGATCATTGTATGACGACTATCACCGTGGGAAACAAAAAGACCGCTAAAAATACACAAGACCTTTGGTTTCACAAAGACTATGCAGAAAAACGCCGGGAAGCAATTTCTGAATACTCCATGAGTGTGATCGAAGACTAA